The Gardnerella leopoldii genomic interval AGCGACGGTTTTATTTAGCCAATAAAGTTGATTTTAATGTGCGTTCAGCAGGTCAGGATGTTTATTTTGATGTTCAACTTACGGACGCTTGGGTATGGGATGTTTACCGCCCTTCGCGTTTTGTTAAAAATGTGCGAATAGTAACTTTTAAAGATGTAAATGTTGAAGAAGTACAGAAAACAGACATTGACATTCCTGAATCTATCGCGTGATGCGCGTATGCTCAATAAGGATATATAGAAATTGCTTACCTAGCACGCAAAGTGTTTTCGTAAAAATTTGATGTATTAAGATGGAGGACAAGTGACGGATACACAATCCCCAAAGGAATCTGTGGTAATTATTGGTGGCGGTCCGGCAGGGTTGACGGCAGCCTGGGAACTCGTTAAGGATGGCGGATCCAGCCGCTACGACGTAACAGTACTCGAAGCCACGCGTGAATTTGGTGGTATTTCGCGTACTGTGAAGTATAACGGCAATCGTATGGACATCGGCGGTCATCGTTTCTTCTCAAAAGATGACCGTATTATGCAGTGGTGGCGTGAAATGCTGCCTCTACAGGGTGCGCCTTCATATGATGATAAAAAGCTTGGTCGTCATCACGATTTGGAAGCAGGTGGACCTGATCCTGAAGTTGAAGATGAAGTGATGTTGAAGCGTCATCGCGTTTCTCGTATTTTCTGGAATCATCATTTCTTTGATTATCCAATTTCTCTTTCTGCAGCAACCTTGCGCTCTATGGGCTTTATTTTGACAATGAAAGTTGGCTTCAGCTATTTGTGGTCTATGATTCACAAATTGCCAGAAACTAATCTTGAGAATTTCTACATTAATCGTTTCGGCAAGAAACTTTATTCCATGTTCTTTGAGGGCTATACAGAGAAGCTTTGGGGTAGGCATCCAAGCCAGATTTCTGCCGATTGGGGTGCTCAGCGCGTTAAGGGTTTGAGCATTGTGGAAGTGTTGAAGAATGCTTTTTCCAAGCTTTTCCCTAAGAAAAAAGGCAAGAAGAAGGAAGTAGAAACCTCATTAATTGAGGAATTCTGGTATCCAAAGCTTGGTCCTGGTCAGTTATGGGAAACGGTTGAGCGCCGTTGCCGCGAAAACGGTGCTACTGTGCGCACAGACGCAAAGGTAGTTGCTATTAAGCAAGCAGACGGAAAGATTTCCAGTGTTGTAGTTGAAGATGCAAATGGAGAGCGTTCAGAATTGCACGCCGACCAGTTTATATCTTCTATGCCAATTAAGGATTTGGTAGCTGCTCTTGAGCAGGGTGCAGATGGTGACGAAAAGGCTGATGTTCCAGCAGAAATGCAACGCGTTGCCAAAGGTTTGCCTTATCGCGATTTTGTGACTGTAGGCTTGCTTGTTAAGCGCGTGCGTCTGCGTAATACTACTACTATTCCAACGCTTGGTAATCCTCCTATTGTTCCTGATTGCTGGATTTACGTGCAGGATCCTGGATATAAAGTCGGACGTTTGCAAATCTTCAACAACTGGAGCCCATATCTCGTTAAGGATGTTGATAACACTGTTTGGATCGGTCTTGAGTACTTCTGCGAAGAAGGCGACGACTTCTGGAATATGAGTGATGATGATGCTCGCAAGATGGCTATTGACGAGTTGACTCGTATGCAAGTTATTAATGGTGAGGAAGACGTTCTTGATTCTCATCGTGAGCGAGTTCCAAAGGCATATCCTGCTTACTTTGACACATACGCTCAGATGCCTGAATTGATTGATTATCTTGATGGCTTCGGTAATTTGTATTGTGTTGGTCGCAATGGACAGCATCGTTATAATAACCAAGATCATTCAATGGCAACTGCTATTGAGGCTGTAGAAGATATCCGAACTGGAGAAACTTCTAAGAAGAACGTGTGGTCTGTTAACACTGAAAAGTCGTATCACGAAAAGAAGTAGTAATTAATTCTCGTATAAATTTGAGCGTTTGATTTTAAAGCGCAAATAATTTAGCGATATAGCGTCAATAATACTGGGTGTTACCCATATTATTGGCGCTTTTTGTTTATTCTAATATCGCTTTAAAAGCTTTATAAAAATTGTAATAAAAAATACTAAATACTATGGCGCGTCGCGTTGTACAGCGTCGTATAGCTGTAGTAGCATACATAATGTTCGTTGTTATGTACATATGAATTGTTATGAAATGGCAGCGAGTTCGTGACGGATTTTTCCGTAATCTTCCATGTAAAGACTTGCCGGGGCTCTATTCCGTGTGAGTTAAGGAAAGGTAAAATTGTGGCAACAGGCCAGAATCTTGAAAAAATGAAGCTTTCAGAATTGAAAGATCTTGCAAAACAGATGGGTTTGCGCGGAACATCTACAATGCGTAAGCCTGAGTTGGTGGCTACACTGACGGCTGCTCGTAATGGGGGAGAAGCGCCTGCAGGTGTAAGTGTTCGTGTTCCTCGTGATGTTGTAAATCCTAATAAAACTGCAGATACTAGTACAGATATAGAAGATGCTGGATCATCGAAAGACAATAGTGATTTAGAAGCATTAGAAGTTTTGGTTCCCAATGCTACTTCAGATCGTCGCTATAGAGACGAAGAAGATTTTGGGAATAAAAATTATCGACGCGATGCGAATCGTAATAATACATTCCAGCGTCGTCGTTCCTCAGAAGATCGTGATGATAATCGCGATCGTAGAGAAGATGGTATGGACTCGCATGAGTTGGATCAAATTTTGGCAACATTGCCTGGTGAAGATTCTCATGCAGAGGGTGAACCGCGTCGTCAGCGTGTAGCTTCTCGTGACTTTGATAGAGAAGAACAGCAAAATCGTGCTGATCGTTTCCAGCGTCGTATGCGTGGTCGTGCACGTGATTACGATGAGTCTCGTTCAGATTATTCAGATCGGCAGAATCGTTCAGAACGCATGGATCGAGTAGAACGTGAAGATCGTGATGAACGTCGTGCTGAGCGTGGAGAACGTCAAGATCGCAACGATCGCAATGTTCGTCTTGATCGCGATGCACGTGATGCGCGCGATGCTCGCGAAGAGCATGATTTACGTGAGCCTCGTCGTGAAGAGCCTCAGGAAGAGCTCGTGCCAGTAGCTGGAATTGTTGATGTCTTAGAATCTTACGCATTCGTGCGCACTTCTGGTTATTTGCCTGGTCCTAACGATGTTTATGTTTCAATGAGCCAAATTAAAAAATATGGCTTACGCAAGGGTGATGCAGTTCAAGGCTCCATTCGTGCTCCTCGCGAAGGCGATCGTCGAAATCAGCGTCAAAAGTTTGTTCCTTTGCAAACAATCGATAGCATTAATGGAATGAGCGTTGAAGAAGCTCAGTCCCGCCCGCAATTTGCTAAGTTGACGCCGTTATATCCGCAGGAGCGTTTGAAGCAAGAAACTACTCCGAATCGCATGTTGGGACGTGTTATTGATTTAGTTGCCCCAATTGGTAAAGGCCAGCGCGGTTTGATTGTGTCGCCACCAAAGGCTGGTAAAACCATTACTCTTCAGAATATTGCAAATGCAATTACTACAAATAATCCTGAAGTGCATCTTATGGTTGTGCTTGTAGATGAGCGCCCAGAAGAAGTTACCGACATGGAACGTACTGTGCAAGGCGAAGTGATTTCTTCTACATTCGATCGTCCTGCAACAGATCACACTACTGTTGCTGAGCTTGCTATTGAGCGCGCTAAGCGTTTGGTTGAGCTTGGCCAGGATGTTGTGGTTTTGCTTGATTCTATGACTCGTTTGGCTAGAGCTTACAATATTGCAGCTCCTGCTTCTGGTCGTATTCTTTCCGGTGGTGTTGATGCTCAAGCGTTGTACCCACCAAAGAAGTTCTTCGGTGCTGCTCGAAATATTGAAGACGGCGGTTCTTTGACGATTATTTCTTCTGCATTGGTTGAAACCGGCTCTAAGATGGATGAAGTAATCTTCGAAGAGTTTAAGGGCACTGGAAATATGGAATTGCGCTTGAGTAGAGATTTGGCTGATAAGCGTCTCTTCCCAGCGGTAGATATTAATGCTTCTGGAACTCGTCGCGAAGAGTTAATTACTCCAGCTGCAGATTTGCCAGTTATTTATCGTTTGCGCCGTCTCTTTGGTGGTCTTGAGGCAGAGCAAGCGTATCAGACTTTGATTCCTCGATTGAAGAAAACTGCTTCAAACCGTGATTTCTTAGCTGCTATAACTCAACAAACTGGCACTGCTACGAATAATTCTTCTTCTACGACTATTGCGTAGTTCTTATTTCGTAAGGAATTAAAATTATTGCCCTTTGGATTATCTACCAAGGGGCAATAATTTTATTTATATTTATATTTATATTTATATTTATATTTATTAATAACTAATATTTTATGCAGCATGTAAAGCTTGTTGCGCAAGTGCAAATTTGCTTATGCGCGCTACGCCTTCTTTAAGTTCTTCTGCTCTTCCAGCGTAAGATAGTCGCACGAATCCGCTTCCTTCTGCGCCAAAGGCTTCTCCTGGTACAACAGCAACTTTTTCTTCATCTAAAAGTTTTTTGCTAAATTCTTCTGAACTTAAACCAGTTGGTCGAACGTCAACAAAAACGTAGAATGCACCTTGAGGCTCTATAAGACGCAATGCATTGCAATTTGCCAATCCGTCTATAACAAGCTGACGTTTTGCGCGATATTCTTCTCTCATTTCACGCACGTGATCTTGTGGACCTGTTAATGCAGCTACGCCGCCATATTGTGCGGTAGAATTTACAGAAGAATGCATCATTTCTGCAATTTTGCTGGTTTGCTCAATAACTTGACTTGGTGCAAGAATATATCCAATTCTCCAGCCTGTCATTGCGTAAGTTTTCGATAAACTTTCTACAATAATGGTTCGTTCGTGCATTCCTTCAGCTGCTGCAATAGATGGTGCTACAGCATTTCCGCAAGGTTCAGTTTCTGGATTGCTTGCGAATACGAATGGATGGTAGACTTCGTCAGAAATTACCCAAAGATCAAATTCTTGGCATAATTTTGCAATTTTTTCGAGTTCTTCTGCGGTTGTTACTGCACCGGTTGGGTTGCATGGAGAATTGATAATGATGGCTTTAGTGCGTGGTGATATAGCTTTGCGTATTTCTTCTGCATTAATATGCATTCCATGTTCTGGCTTAAGGGCTACAGTTACTGGAATTCCTTCGCACATTAGCACTTCTGCATCGTATGATGTGAAGTATGGAGATGGAATAATAACCTCATCTCCCGGATCTATTACTGATTTAATAGCTAAATATAATCCAATAGTAGCGCCGTCAACGGCTTGAATTTCTGTGTCTGCGTTGTAGTTTAAACCTTTTACTCTATTCGTATAATTTGCAGCTGCCTCGCGGAATTCTGGTATGCCTAAAACGTCTGTGTATTTTGTTTTTCCCTCTCGTAATGAGTTGCACGCGGCTTCAACAATGTGTGAGGAAGCAGTTTCGCCTGGTTCTCCTAGGCATAGTGAAATAGCGTCTGGTATTTGTTCTACACGGTCAAATACATCTCTAATACCTGAACGAGGTATTGAAATTGCATGTTTCGCTACTTTTGCCATGCTGTGCTCCTTTTTGATTGTTGGTTTTGATTTTATAAGAATAATCTTTAAAGGTTATAGGTTTCGTTTATACGCTTATTATGCGAATTGTACAACACTATTACGGCTGATGTTAAAAGAAAAAATTATTTTTAACATAATAATTTGTATTTTTTATTATTTTTTGAATAAATTTGTTCTTTTTCTGTAAAAAATACTGTACCATAAAAGAGACTGCAATGTGGCGCTACATAGATTCGTTTTAGATTCTCAATTCAGCGTCGACTGGAGAATGGAGGACGTATGGCTGGAAATCCTCATAAAGCTGAAACTAGTATAGCTATGGATTCAACTGATGCAATCATTGTTGATATTCTCGAACATGATGGTCGAGCGACGTTAACTCGTTTGGCTAAGGCTTCGGGTTTGTCTGTTTCTGCGGTTCAATCTCGAGTGCAAAAGCTTGAGCGTAAAGGTGTTATTACCGGTTATCGCGCCTTAATTGACTATGAGCGTCGTGGTTTACCTGTAAGTGCATTTGTGTCTGTTACGCCACTTGATTTTGGGCAGGAAGCTACAATACCTAACAAATTGCGTGATATTTCTGGTATTGAAGCTTGCTATTCGATTACTGGTAGTCCAAGTTTTATGCTGGTAGTGCGTGTTGCTACGCCAAGCAAATTGGAAGAACTTATTAATACCATTCATCGCATAGTCCCTGTCAGTACAGAAACAACTATGGTTCTGCAAACATATTTCGATTAAACGCCTTTAATATGTGTGATTTTTCTGAAACAACGGTTGACGCGCGCGATACATCTCTTACGACATGTTGCAAAGTTGCTGCCGAAGAGATTATTGTGTTGCGTCAATCTGTTGATAATTTTGATAATGCAATAATTGCGCTGCTTGCTGAGCGGTTTAAAACTACGAAACGAATTGGTGAGTTGAAGGCTGAAGCTGGATTTGCTCCTGAGGATTCTAAAAGAGAGCAGCAGCAAATAGAAAGTTTGCTAAATATTGCGGAAAATGCCGGATTAGATTCTTCGATTGCGTTGAAATATCACGAGTTTGTTGTTACTGAGGCTAAAAAACGTCATCAGCAAATGCAGTTTTGAGATTAGATGTTTCTGTTATTTTAATTGAGCTGAACTATAGAATCACAATCAGTTTGTAGATTTTGAAGATAGATTTTCGCATACCAGTATGTAATGTTTTTGTGCATATGCATAGCTATCTGAGTAATAAAGGCGGATAATACAAGTATGACTATTGCAACTGTTGAACGTTATGCGCATATGCTTGATGCTGCAAGTCGAGGTGGCTACGCATACCCTGCTATCAATGTTACTAGTACGCAAACTCTTAATGCAGCTTTGCAGGGGTTCGCTCAAGCTGAATCTGATGGCATTATTCAAGTTTCTGTCGGTGGTTCTGCTTATTTTTCAGGTCAATCTCTCAATAATCGTGTTGTTGGTTCAATAGCATTTGCAAAGTTTGCGCACGAAGTGGCAGCTCAATACCCTAATATTACTATTGCGCTTCATACAGATCATTGTGCTGAGCAATATTTAGATGGTTGGATTAAACCACTAATTTCTTATGAAACAGAACAAGTCAAAAAAGGCGAAGAGCCGTTATTCCAGTCGCATATGTGGGATGGTTCAACAGTGCCTTTGCAACATAATCTAGACGTTGCAGAACAGTTGCTTGACGCTTCGCAAAAATCTCGCACAATTCTTGAAATTGAGATTGGTGCTGTTGGCGGAGAAGAAGACGGGCATCGTGCTGATATTGACGAGAGATTGTATTCTACGCCTGAAGATGCTTTGCGTGTTGTAGATAAGCTTGGCTTGGGTGAACGTGGCAGGTATATGGCAGCGTTTACTTTTGGCAACGTTCATGGAGCCTATAAGCCTGGCGTTGTAAAACTGCATCCTAAATTATTGCAAGAAATCCAAAAAACTGTATATCAGAACTATCAAAATATTTGTGATACTCGCACCTTTGGCGCTTCTAAAAAGCCGTTCCTGCTGGTATTTCATGGCGGATCTGGTTCTACTGCTCAAGAAATTGCTGAAGCTGTGCGCTACGGCGTAATTAAAATGAATATAGATACTGACACTCAATATGCTTTTACTCGTGCAATTGCTGGTCACATGTTCAGTAATTATGACTCTGTTCTTAAAATAGACGGAGAAGTTGGCGAAAAGAAGTTATATGATCCTCGATCTTGGGGTCGTGAAGCCGAAAAAGCCATGGCTCAGCGTGTAGTAGAAGCTTGTGTGCAGTTAGGTTCTGCTGGTAAAGCACTGAAATAGTAAATTTTTTAATTTTATATATTTCTTTTTCTTATTCGGTAGTGGCATAGAGATAGTCTTAACAGGTAAGAATTGTGCTTATTTGAGCAGCGTTAGCTCAAAAATGGAGGTGCGGCATGCCTGGTATTGTGCTTATTGGAGCTCAATGGGGTGACGAAGGTAAAGGCAAAGCAACAGATTTAATTGGTTCAAAGGTTGATATTGTCGCACGTTTTAATGGCGGTAATAATGCCGGACACACTGTTGTTGTTGGCGATAAATCTTATGCATTACATTTACTTCCAAGCGGAATTATCAGCCCTAATGTTACGCCTGTAATTGGTAATGGTGTTGTTGTTGACCCAGAGGTATTGCTTGAAGAAATTGACGCTTTGGAATCTCGCGGTGTAGATTGCTCGCGCTTGCTTGTGAGCGAAGCCGCGCATGTTATTACTCCGTATCATCGAGTTATTGATAAAGTAACTGAGCGTTTCCTTGGTAAACACAAGATCGGCACGACTGGTCGTGGTATTGGACCTACTTACGCGGATAAAATTAATCGTGTTGGTATTCGAGTGCATGATTTATTTAATGCTGATCACTTGCGCGACAAAGTTGAAGCAAGTTTGCATCAAAAGAATCAAATGCTTGTAAAACTTTATAATCAACATCCTATTGATATTGATGCAGTTACCGCTCAACTTGTGGAGCTTGGCAAACGCTTGAAGAAATATGTTGCTGATACTTCATTAGTATTGAATGAAGCAATGGATGAAGGCAAAACTGTGCTGTTTGAAGGTGGACAAGCCACAATGCTTGACGTCGATCATGGCACTTATCCGTTTGTAACTTCTTCAAACCCTACTGCTGGTGGCGCTTGCACGGGTACTGGTGTTGGTCCTACTCGTATTACGCGCGTAATTGGAGTAGCGAAAGCGTATATTACTCGTGTTGGTGAAGGTCCATTCCCAACTGAACTTTTGGATGAGCAGGGTGACTGGTTGCGTGAGCAAGGCCATGAATATGGTGTTACAACTGGTCGTCCTCGTCGTTGTGGATGGTTTGATTCTGTAGTAAGCCGTTATGCAACTCGCGTAAATGGTTTGACGGATATTGTTCTTACTAAGCTTGACGTTTTGACTGGTTTGAAGGAAATCCCAGTTTGCGTGGCTTATGATGTGGCTTTGTCTGATGGAACAGTTCAGCGTATGGAAGAAATGCCTGTAGATCAATCACTATTTGCTTCTGCGAAACCAGTATACGAGATGCTTCCAGGCTGGAATGAGGATATTTCTCAAATCCATAAGTTTGAAGATTTGCCTCAAAATACGCAAAGTTATGTAAAGCGTTTGGAAGAGCTTTCTCATTGCCGTATTTCTGCTATTGGAACTGGTCCGCAGCGTGATCATATCATTAGTGTTCACTCACTAACTGACTGAAATTGTTTATTATTTTATGATCAACTTAGCAAAACGGCACTTCTCGATTGGGAGTGTCGTTTTGGTTTATGACGATAATTTCAAAAAGAGTGAAAATGAGTAAAATAAGCGGAAAAAATAAAAAAAATAATTGTCGATTATACTTTTTAGTTTTTATTGGTGGTACATGTGGAGCTTTCGTGCGCGCAGTAATTTCTTCTTATGCGCACACGATTCACCAAGTAGACGGACAATCATTTATATTTGGCCAGCTTACTTTAGGGACTTTTTTGTCAAATATGATTGCATGCTTTATTTTTGCTCTTGTTACTGCAATATCTGTTAAAGCTTTAACGCAAGAAAAGCAAACTTTGTATAAATATGCGCTAGGAACAGGCTTTTGTGGCGGATTGTCGACTATGTCTACTTTCGCGTTTGAAAGTGCAATGTCTTTCATGGCTCCACGCATGACGCTTGTTGTTTTGGGCATGCTTTTTTCGCTGCTTTTTGGCGTTTTTATGGCTTTTGTTGGTAATTGGGTTGGAGCAGGAATTGCGAATTGCATGAATAAAAAGCAAAGTCGATCTGTTGCAGAAGCTAATACTAAGGTGATGAAGTGATGAATTCTTTATACGTTTTTATTATGTTTATTTTGCCTTGCTTTTTTGGCGGTTTAGGTGCTGTTTTAAGATGCGCAATGACTAAAAAAATTTCAGCTGCTCATAAAAGCGAAGTTCCAGTTGCAACGCTATTTATCAATTGCGTTGCTTCATTTGCTATAGGTGTTGTGTCTAATGTTTTCATGGTTGCAGCTGCAATATGTGGAGTACGTTTTGCTTATTTGATGATTTTGGGATTTTTGGGTGGATTTTCCACGTTTTCTACTGCAATTTTTGAAGGTGTGGATCTTATTCAAAGAAAGCGCATAAAAGATGGAGTGTTCTTGCTTTTTGCAGAACTTATTGTTCCATTCTTTGCTGCTTCTGTTGGGTATATTGTTTCGCAAATATTGTTACTGCACGTAATTTAGTATTTAGAAGTTAAGTGTTGTGCGCAGAATCGAGTTGTAGTGAAGTTTAAGAATGCATTGAGCTTTTTAAGCAATAAGTTAAAGCAAATATCAAAAACTTTTTGCCAGCTTCGTTGGAAAGTAATATTAGCTGGGATATTTGTCGGCGCTGTTTCTGGTTCATTAGTAGCTTCTTACAGGCTTGGTATTGAATACGGTACGGATTTTGCGCGTTGGATGTATTTACAAATCCGGCATAACGCATGGTGGATTTTGCCATGTTTAATTTTTGCTGTAATTGCAGGTCTAATTATTGGCTGGATGAGTCGTAAAGAAAGTATGGCTTCTGGAAGTGGTATTCCTCAAGTCGTGGGGTATGTTAATCGCGGTTTGAATATGCGATGGCACACGATTCTGCCAGTGCGTTTTGTTGGCGGTTTACTTGGTTCTTTATTTGGATTGTCTCTTGGACGTGAAGGTCCATCTATTCAAATAGGTGCATGTGGTGCTCAGATGTTGTCTCGAATTTTCCGTAAAGGTAGGCGTGACGATATTAAAGAGCATTATGTGGTAACTGCTGGAGCTGCAGCCGGCTTATCTGCTGCGTTTTCTGCGCCACTTTCTGGAGTTATGTTTGCTATGGAGGAGATTCAGCACGGCTTAACTTCAATTGTTCTTATAGGAGCTGCTGCAGCTGCTTTATGTGCTGATTTTGTTTCGCAAACTTGTTTCGGATTGCGTCCAGTTCTTGATTTTGGTCAGATTCCAGATTTGCCGATGAACTTGCATATTTGGATTATTCCTCTTGGTATTTTTGCAGGTTTTGTAGGCTCGATAATGAATCGTTCGTTACTTGGTTTGCAAACATTATACGGATATTTGCCAAAGTGGATGCCTGTTGCTATTGCTTGCTTAATTGCAATACCAGTTGGCTTGTTCCTGCCTGAAGTTCTTGGTGGCGGATCTAATTTAGTGCGACTTTCTGAATATGGAAAAGCAAGTCTTGCAATGCTTTGTTTGCTATTTGTGGCAAAAATGTTGTTTACTTCTACAAGTTTTGGCTGTGGTGCTCCTGGCGGTATTTTTATGCCTATTCTTGCAGTAGGTGCGCTCGCAGGTGGTGTTGCTGCGCGCTGGATTACTAGCGTTTCAGCATTTGGCATTGATGCAAAATTTGTATCTGTGTTTGCAGTTTGCGTTATGGCTGGTACGTTGTCTGCATCTGTAAAAGCTCCACTCACTTCGATTTTGCTTACTGTTGAAATGTCTGGAACTATGATTCATACGCTCCCAGTTGCAGCTTCTGCATTTATCGCATTGCTTATTTCAGATATTCTAAAAACTAAGCCAATTTATGGTGAGTTACTTGAACGCTATATGAAAGTTAATAAAGATTTAGTATTGCCATCTGTAAATTCTATAAAATAGATGTTTTTATAGATAATTTTTGTGCAATATTTGCTTATTCTTAATATTTCCTGAGCTTTTAACCACATTGCATGAATATTGTTGAAAACTCATTGCTGTATGCGTTTCAATAGGCGCATGAGTATGAATATGAGTGTAAACAATAAATCAATTGGCGTTAAGCAGATTGATAAGAATTATAACAATGGCGAAGCTGTAGGCGCATTTAGAGATGTTAAACGTTATGTTTATCCTCCTCAAGTTGCAGATAAATCTATATACGAATCTGTGTCTAATGGTATAAAAATTGCGCCATGTATAGCTGACGATCATACTGTGATGACTCTTTTTCCTAAGGGTTCTCAAGATGTGGAGAGTTTTCAAAATACTGAACGCTCGCAAGATATTTCTATTAAGCATAAATCTCGTATGTTTAATAATGCTGAAGAAGATAATCTTATTGCGTGTGATTCTTTAGATCCATTGCCTAAAAATATTTTGGTTGGAATGTCTGCTGCAGATGGCATTGGGCTAAGCACTTCTCTATCTATTCTTTCTCGCTATATAAGTGAACAAGGCCATAGTGTTGCTCTTGTAGATGCTGATTTGACTCATGGCGGTTTAGACGTTCTGCTTGGTTTGGAATCAGATGAAGGTCGCAGGTTGCAAGAAGTTGATGCTCCCTTAGGTAGATGCGATGGCTATGTGTTGCGCAATGAGCTATTGCATTGGGATAATGTGGATGTTTTAGCATTTTCTCCATGGCATGGTAAATATCCTGAACCTTGGGTTTTAGAGGCTGCTATTAGAGGTCTAGCTGATGCTGTTGATGTAGTTATTGTAGATATAGGTTCTGGCGAGACTGCTATGAAGTCTTACCGTAATATTCCGCAATTTATTGACAGTGCGACTCTTGCTGCGGTTGAGCTATCTGTGCTTGATTTAGCAAGGTTTAGAGCGTTGCTACAAAAATTAGATACTTTGTGTGATTCTGGCGTAAAGTTCAACAAATTTGCTGTTGTGGGATTGCCTCCTCGTGGTTTAACGCAAAAATCTTATGTTTTAAGTATCGATGAAGCTTCTGAATATCTATCAACTACATTTCTTGGTTCTTTGCAACACGATGCTC includes:
- a CDS encoding ATPase, whose protein sequence is MNMSVNNKSIGVKQIDKNYNNGEAVGAFRDVKRYVYPPQVADKSIYESVSNGIKIAPCIADDHTVMTLFPKGSQDVESFQNTERSQDISIKHKSRMFNNAEEDNLIACDSLDPLPKNILVGMSAADGIGLSTSLSILSRYISEQGHSVALVDADLTHGGLDVLLGLESDEGRRLQEVDAPLGRCDGYVLRNELLHWDNVDVLAFSPWHGKYPEPWVLEAAIRGLADAVDVVIVDIGSGETAMKSYRNIPQFIDSATLAAVELSVLDLARFRALLQKLDTLCDSGVKFNKFAVVGLPPRGLTQKSYVLSIDEASEYLSTTFLGSLQHDARMYTDIIGGYGIRNVPSSMKETMKRINNWLIGDVISNTKNAVTKYRRSQYRRSKYSRGKYDRK
- a CDS encoding fluoride efflux transporter FluC → MSKISGKNKKNNCRLYFLVFIGGTCGAFVRAVISSYAHTIHQVDGQSFIFGQLTLGTFLSNMIACFIFALVTAISVKALTQEKQTLYKYALGTGFCGGLSTMSTFAFESAMSFMAPRMTLVVLGMLFSLLFGVFMAFVGNWVGAGIANCMNKKQSRSVAEANTKVMK
- a CDS encoding ClC family H(+)/Cl(-) exchange transporter, with product MKFKNALSFLSNKLKQISKTFCQLRWKVILAGIFVGAVSGSLVASYRLGIEYGTDFARWMYLQIRHNAWWILPCLIFAVIAGLIIGWMSRKESMASGSGIPQVVGYVNRGLNMRWHTILPVRFVGGLLGSLFGLSLGREGPSIQIGACGAQMLSRIFRKGRRDDIKEHYVVTAGAAAGLSAAFSAPLSGVMFAMEEIQHGLTSIVLIGAAAAALCADFVSQTCFGLRPVLDFGQIPDLPMNLHIWIIPLGIFAGFVGSIMNRSLLGLQTLYGYLPKWMPVAIACLIAIPVGLFLPEVLGGGSNLVRLSEYGKASLAMLCLLFVAKMLFTSTSFGCGAPGGIFMPILAVGALAGGVAARWITSVSAFGIDAKFVSVFAVCVMAGTLSASVKAPLTSILLTVEMSGTMIHTLPVAASAFIALLISDILKTKPIYGELLERYMKVNKDLVLPSVNSIK
- a CDS encoding fluoride efflux transporter FluC, with the protein product MNSLYVFIMFILPCFFGGLGAVLRCAMTKKISAAHKSEVPVATLFINCVASFAIGVVSNVFMVAAAICGVRFAYLMILGFLGGFSTFSTAIFEGVDLIQRKRIKDGVFLLFAELIVPFFAASVGYIVSQILLLHVI